One genomic segment of Intestinimonas butyriciproducens includes these proteins:
- a CDS encoding RHS repeat-associated core domain-containing protein, translated as MYRHPSPDELICIWKKNCETYTFDKDHLQTNYERKAYQDTQFEDVNTDTDLPTDVASLVQTTAYTYNDDNLPTQLSDRIYTRGSTSYMLREYNFTYDDKGNVLTEKYPNGQTTTYTYNASYSIPLTKTYQQNSSTTIVETNTLTSDGKNIASSEVKSNGTVVSKTGYTYGTDGRVSRVRTYIDATRYVDHLYAYGNAANLTEHKVTGVKTVTGGTAAGSPGYAAGTIAEAFQYDGRGRLTLVKNGKWSSIEIDYDPLGRITCVTYPNGSTESYDYSVHTHTSTDTPNTVTYTNRAGTAFRYRYDKAGNLIEVYDETGNRALKKLEYDSSNRPISEIIYSTYGPSAHTKYRYDTLDRVITLRKVNASGAATYEESYTYTDGAGKTEQRIVGDSSAPAMTNTFYTDNMGNTVKRGRYIGSTETLETYLYDYLGNRIQTKRDITTGSSGVVVEQAAYNYAGQPTSVTNAGGKVYAYQYDWLGRQSSGTDPKNSRTQYSYDVLGRLLEEKTPFTVIDGTTLYASTRYTYDAGGNITTRAVSNGAAELNASASWSTTEYAYDSSGNLVRVTRHPSGSTSVYTQYYYDAAGNLARVYTGQSAPLTVSGLDQVSGTPVSVTKYSYDGYGNLISMTDPLNRLETSSYDQNGQLRSRTDRNGNITSYTYDERGNTTGITVKTSGGQTLGTLTNTFSKTGQLASTSSGSQTIQYKYDSGGRMIQETAGTTVKTYTYNYQDLCTGVSIKQNGTSKYYATYEYNALGQLLSMTGKTSTGTAATSVSATYSYDANGNCTSVCYPDIIPDEGYQTYSYNNANLVTNTTIVGGYTYDYTYLLDGNQSSLSSGGNTIQYTYDGMGRLTEETRTRGSSTVYSKAYGYDRRGNRTSLTTGTRSVSYTYDAGNRLLSMTDSTGGSTKTTAYTYDNNGNTLTESQGTNSIVYGYDGFNRQTSATVNGVSTSYTYGPDGLRTGKGSVSYVWSGGELVLEGNTRYFYGLDLIAELTDYEFDEVYYFHDAHGNVVTTSHRAINYTANSALEGEDQGAVQRKPDPSEFEYIFSGQEWYDAFGVRDSSIVKSGFGYCGEYQDRETQNYYLRARYYDPEIGRFVNKDIVRNGENWYIYCNNNPVTFCDTYGLEPIAVRATIEGLGGNVSWNNEYKYATVTLDGNSVFLHGGDFIGTYIDNGVMYTDDEMLFLSLGSSFSLGKGWSGRIDRGGAGKEYMRHVHILKDGKEWIQNEDGSPHDHHKNPPGSPPRGVLKELKKQKNWDWEQKEADWISKIEIIAADSGYYFITYPNGRQVTIYEGTNPISISAYPSNRDLKGYYYEATYTEIASMPTNTMIVLPFVSPTTGVIPGVVPVPIPVP; from the coding sequence ATGTACCGCCATCCGTCGCCCGATGAACTGATTTGTATTTGGAAGAAGAATTGTGAAACATATACGTTTGATAAGGACCATCTTCAAACAAATTACGAACGAAAAGCGTACCAGGATACGCAGTTTGAAGATGTAAATACAGATACAGACCTCCCGACAGACGTGGCGTCGCTGGTGCAAACGACAGCATATACCTATAATGACGATAATTTGCCAACCCAGCTGTCCGACCGGATCTACACACGTGGTTCAACGTCTTATATGCTGAGGGAATATAACTTCACATATGATGATAAGGGCAATGTACTGACAGAAAAATATCCGAACGGTCAAACAACAACCTACACGTATAATGCATCCTATAGCATACCGTTGACGAAAACATATCAGCAAAACAGCTCGACCACGATCGTAGAGACAAATACCCTTACGTCAGATGGAAAAAACATTGCCTCCAGCGAAGTAAAATCCAACGGCACGGTGGTGTCAAAGACGGGGTATACCTATGGTACGGATGGACGAGTGAGCCGCGTGCGGACCTACATCGACGCGACGCGGTATGTGGATCATCTGTACGCCTATGGAAACGCGGCGAATCTGACGGAACATAAGGTCACCGGTGTAAAAACTGTGACAGGCGGTACGGCTGCGGGATCTCCTGGCTACGCTGCCGGCACGATTGCAGAGGCGTTCCAGTATGACGGGCGGGGACGGCTTACACTGGTTAAAAATGGTAAATGGAGCAGCATAGAGATCGACTATGATCCGCTTGGTCGGATCACCTGCGTCACCTACCCGAACGGGTCGACGGAAAGCTATGATTACAGCGTTCATACCCATACCAGTACAGATACGCCCAATACAGTTACCTATACGAACCGTGCGGGGACGGCGTTCCGGTATCGATACGACAAAGCAGGGAACCTGATAGAGGTATATGACGAGACAGGGAACCGTGCGCTGAAAAAGCTGGAATATGACTCGTCCAACCGCCCCATCAGTGAGATCATATACAGCACATATGGCCCTTCCGCACACACCAAATATCGTTATGATACGCTGGACCGTGTTATAACCCTCCGGAAGGTGAACGCAAGCGGAGCCGCAACCTACGAGGAGAGCTACACGTATACCGACGGCGCGGGCAAGACGGAGCAAAGGATAGTGGGCGATTCGTCTGCGCCGGCAATGACAAACACGTTCTACACCGACAATATGGGCAACACAGTCAAGCGGGGAAGGTACATCGGAAGCACGGAAACGCTGGAAACATACCTGTATGATTACCTGGGGAATCGCATTCAGACGAAGCGGGATATTACGACGGGGAGCAGCGGCGTAGTGGTGGAGCAGGCGGCCTATAATTATGCGGGCCAGCCAACATCGGTGACAAATGCGGGCGGGAAGGTATATGCCTATCAATATGACTGGCTGGGGCGGCAGAGCTCCGGCACGGACCCGAAGAACAGCAGGACGCAGTACAGCTATGACGTGCTGGGGCGGCTTTTGGAGGAGAAAACGCCGTTCACCGTAATAGACGGGACGACCCTCTATGCCTCGACCCGGTATACCTATGACGCAGGCGGGAATATCACAACGCGGGCGGTGTCGAACGGCGCGGCAGAGTTGAACGCGTCGGCGAGCTGGTCGACGACGGAGTACGCATATGATTCCAGCGGGAATCTGGTACGGGTGACGAGGCATCCCAGCGGGTCCACATCGGTCTACACGCAGTACTATTACGACGCGGCGGGGAATTTGGCGCGGGTGTATACCGGACAGAGCGCGCCTCTGACGGTCAGCGGCCTGGATCAAGTAAGCGGGACCCCGGTCAGTGTAACAAAGTATTCGTATGACGGCTATGGAAACCTGATCTCCATGACGGATCCCCTGAATCGCCTGGAGACGTCAAGCTACGATCAGAACGGCCAGTTGCGGAGCAGGACGGACCGCAATGGCAACATCACAAGCTATACGTATGACGAGCGCGGGAATACGACGGGGATCACAGTAAAGACGTCCGGCGGTCAGACGCTGGGCACACTGACAAATACATTCTCCAAGACGGGCCAGTTGGCGAGCACCAGCAGCGGGAGCCAGACGATTCAATATAAATACGACTCAGGCGGCCGGATGATTCAGGAGACGGCGGGGACGACGGTCAAAACGTATACATACAACTATCAGGACCTGTGCACCGGCGTTTCGATCAAGCAAAATGGAACGAGCAAGTATTACGCGACATACGAATACAACGCGCTGGGCCAGCTGCTGTCCATGACTGGAAAGACGTCGACAGGGACGGCAGCCACTTCTGTGTCGGCGACGTACAGCTATGATGCGAATGGAAATTGTACCAGCGTATGTTATCCCGATATTATTCCGGATGAAGGATATCAGACGTATAGCTATAATAACGCAAATCTAGTCACAAATACCACCATAGTGGGTGGGTATACATACGATTATACCTATCTGCTGGATGGAAATCAGTCGTCACTGTCGTCCGGCGGGAACACGATCCAGTATACTTATGACGGGATGGGGCGTCTGACAGAAGAGACGAGAACACGAGGAAGCAGCACGGTGTATTCGAAGGCGTATGGATACGACCGGCGGGGCAACCGCACGTCTCTTACGACGGGGACTAGGAGCGTGAGCTATACCTACGACGCGGGCAACCGACTTCTGAGCATGACGGACAGCACGGGCGGGAGTACAAAGACGACTGCGTACACCTATGATAACAACGGCAATACGCTTACTGAGAGTCAGGGGACAAACAGTATCGTCTATGGATACGATGGCTTTAACCGGCAGACCTCCGCTACTGTGAACGGGGTGAGCACCAGCTACACCTATGGTCCCGACGGACTGCGTACCGGGAAGGGATCAGTCTCTTATGTGTGGAGCGGCGGGGAGCTTGTACTGGAGGGAAATACCCGGTATTTCTATGGCCTGGATTTGATCGCAGAATTAACTGATTATGAATTTGATGAGGTATATTATTTTCATGATGCGCACGGAAATGTAGTCACGACGTCACACCGGGCGATCAATTATACCGCTAATTCTGCACTGGAAGGGGAGGATCAGGGGGCGGTACAGCGGAAACCCGACCCAAGCGAATTTGAGTACATATTTAGCGGTCAGGAGTGGTATGACGCATTTGGCGTGAGGGACTCCAGCATCGTAAAGAGCGGTTTTGGCTATTGCGGAGAATATCAGGACAGGGAAACTCAAAATTACTACCTCAGGGCCAGATATTATGACCCGGAAATTGGGAGATTTGTAAACAAAGATATTGTAAGAAATGGAGAAAATTGGTATATTTATTGTAATAATAACCCGGTGACATTTTGTGATACTTATGGCCTTGAACCAATTGCAGTTCGAGCAACAATTGAAGGGTTAGGTGGAAACGTATCTTGGAATAATGAATATAAATATGCAACTGTAACTTTAGATGGGAATTCGGTTTTTTTGCATGGAGGAGATTTTATAGGAACATATATTGACAATGGAGTAATGTATACCGATGACGAGATGCTATTTTTGTCATTGGGTTCTAGTTTCAGTCTAGGGAAGGGATGGTCTGGACGCATAGATAGGGGCGGAGCAGGAAAAGAATACATGAGACATGTTCATATCTTAAAAGACGGAAAGGAATGGATACAAAACGAAGATGGGTCTCCACACGATCATCATAAAAATCCTCCGGGTTCTCCACCCCGAGGAGTCCTTAAAGAACTCAAGAAACAAAAGAATTGGGATTGGGAGCAGAAAGAGGCAGATTGGATTAGTAAAATTGAAATTATAGCGGCAGATAGCGGATATTATTTTATTACGTATCCTAATGGGAGGCAGGTAACGATTTACGAGGGTACTAACCCTATTTCTATATCGGCGTATCCAAGTAATCGAGACTTAAAAGGTTATTACTATGAAGCAACGTATACAGAAATAGCGTCTATGCCTACAAATACAATGATTGTTCTGCCGTTTGTAAGTCCTACAACGGGAGTTATTCCAGGAGTGGTTCCGGTACCCATCCCTGTGCCATAA